DNA from Verrucomicrobiia bacterium:
GCTCGCATCATGGGGAGTGACGACACGCGGCGGATCATGATCCAGGCGGACCAAAAGGGGAGCCCCGATTCAAGTCCCGGCCGCGGGCGGCCATTCCCGGCCCATGGAACCCGCTCTCTGCCTGCTGGCCATCGCTCGCTGCATCGGGCTTCGCTGCTCCCAACAGCAGTATTCCAGACGTTTCAGTGCCGACACCGAGGAGCGGCCCATCCCGTCCCGACTCGCTCCGCCAGACACTCGCGCGGCTCGACCGGAAGCGCGCGGTATCTGGGTCTGGACGCACCCGGAACCTTCGACGGATTCCCGGATCTCGCGTGGCGTCTGCTGATCGCAGCAGGGGCAGGACGCCAGCTCTTTGGAGGAATCCGGCCACGATTGGACGCGGCCGGCGACGATCCGCAACCCCGGTCCCCGCTCCCGGCGGGAGACGTCAACCGCCTCGGCGTCAAGGACCTCTACATGGTCCTGCGTCACGGCTGGTGCAATCTCACCCAGGAAGAATTGGACCACGGAGAGGATCGCGCCATCGCCACGTTGGAGCGCCACCCCTACTTCCAAGCCGGCGCTGGCATTGGGTTCGACACGCCCTCCCATCGGTTCCTGAAGATCATCGTGGAGTACCACCTTCTCTGGCAGCGCCCGGTGACGAAATGGGTTCCGCCGAATGGGGATGCATTCACGTGCCTCAGCGATCTCTTCGCGCACCTCTTCTTCTTGTACGACGTGCCCCAATGGCTGGATCCCCAGGGAGGGCCTGAGGACAGGGAATGGGACGATCCCAATTGGCTCACCTTGGCCATCTTCACCGGCCGTGGCGGAAGCCTCCATGAGGGGCTTGCCTACCTGTGCATGGATCCGGTGGGCAAACCGCTGCTCACCCGGCTGGGCGTTCGGCAGTTCACGGAAGCGCCTCGGCATCTTCCGTTTTGGGACGCCGTACGTCACGCCCTCATCCTGGACTCGGGGGGCGACCTCCCGGCCACCCAGGATTTCCGGGCCTTCGGCGACATCCCGGCACTCATGTTTGCGGCCCCGGTGGTGCGCGCGCTCGCACCCTGGCTCGCCCGAAATCGCGACGGGATTGTCCCCGGGATGGGGGTCCTGATGATCCATTGGGCCCACGCCGCATACCGTGACTTCCAACGCCGCCAAGTTGACGCCCACGACGGTGTCCCTCCTCAGAACAGGACCCGTCCGTTCACCATCAAGC
Protein-coding regions in this window:
- a CDS encoding PcfJ domain-containing protein — its product is MDAAGDDPQPRSPLPAGDVNRLGVKDLYMVLRHGWCNLTQEELDHGEDRAIATLERHPYFQAGAGIGFDTPSHRFLKIIVEYHLLWQRPVTKWVPPNGDAFTCLSDLFAHLFFLYDVPQWLDPQGGPEDREWDDPNWLTLAIFTGRGGSLHEGLAYLCMDPVGKPLLTRLGVRQFTEAPRHLPFWDAVRHALILDSGGDLPATQDFRAFGDIPALMFAAPVVRALAPWLARNRDGIVPGMGVLMIHWAHAAYRDFQRRQVDAHDGVPPQNRTRPFTIKRRSLRSVIAEILGSLTDLRNPLCRQLVHHTWPSQGWDRTLRIADVEWTIRELCTVGDLAREGHEMNHCAIQCLQICATGESVLFSVSNSREARVTLQICPHTFRLLQIRGPGNRAPSPEEEAATDAWRRAIESQPNFHDRQTILRNPRGNGVHPGFSYAILGLLQ